TGTCCTGTGATTACTGCTCAAGGACGAACACACCCGGTTACTACTCACTTTCTGGAGGAGATTTATGAGAGCACTAGATACCTTCTGGCTCCAGATTCTCCAGCTGCACTCAGATCGGATTCATCCATTAAAGACAAGGTATCTAAATTATCCGTAACAACCAAATCATCCATTATACTTCTGTAATCCCCTTTTCACTACGTAGCCCGCACCAATTGCTAGACACTTACACGTCTTATTTCTGGGTTTTCTTATGATGGGAAAGTTTCATTTGTATTGATATGTTCCCTATTTGCACAACCAAAATATACGACTAGCACAAAGGTGATGTTTTGTGGGGCCTGATATGGAATGGCCTTGGCATTTTTGTGGGGATTTATAGAGAACGCCTTTTGGTTAGATGTGTGTGATTTTGATTTGGATTCTAGTGTTTATATACTGGTACTCCCATTTAGCTTGTATTAGTGTAAGTGAAACTTCATAGATtgtgtaattaacatatgggtTCGTTGTCTTCAGCTTGGTTCTGTAAACGACCGTAGGGGAAAGAAGAATCTTGTATTGGCTGGATGGGGGGACGATTATTTGCTTTCAGAGGACTGTCTTAACCCGTTTTATGTTTCCGGTAACTACAACTCGTACAGTGATCAAACACAACAAAATCTGGTACGCTACATTTCCAGTTTGTGCTTCTGTTCCTCTTATTCTTTCTGGATGCATGAGCCTTCAATGGCATGTGAGTGCTGTGCAGAAAAGGTTAAATGAGGATGCTATTGACTATGAGCTTCTTGAAGAGTTGATATGCCACATTGACGATACTTGCAACGAGGGAGCTATTCTAGTATTTTTGCCTGTAAGCTGATTACTGAGTTCTTTCGTGTAAATTAGAATCAATCATCTGGTCTACCGCTTCAGCTtgacatttgttttgttgataaCAGGGTGTGTCAGAAATTCACATGTTACTTGATAGGTTAGCTGCTTCGTATCGTTTTCGTGGACCTTCTGCAGATTGGCTTCTTCCTCTGCATTCTTCTATAGCATCTACCGAACAGAAAAGGGTGTTTCTACGACCCCCTGAAGACGTACGGAAGGTGATGTCCTGTAACTATATACATTGTTGACTATCGCTATGCATTCTTCTATAGCATACTTTGTCCCTTGTAATTGATTTTTCCAGATGAGCAAGTATAATGACTTTATCATTAATGCCTTGCTTTTGCACTTGTATACTGAAAAACATTCATGCATTGTTTTTCAGTTATAAGGGTTTCAATCTCATCTCGCGCAACTTCTTGTTTCCTTTGTCCCACTCGTAAATGAATTTGAGTGATAACCACTATAGTTGTTTAAGATGTAAATGATTATAAGTAACTATGTTCCATGAACAagtttttttccttatatttcTTTTGGTCTTCTTGGAATTTTTCTTTGGGATTAATTTGTGAAGTATATATCTCaaagttaaaataatatacGGAGAATTTAATTCACTTATGACTTGCTGAGAGGAACTTTACAAAATTTGAGATGATATAGTCAAAGGGTGTAGTACTTCTTGACATAGACTGAAATATAGTGCTGAACTGCTTTTAACAAATGCATCTGCTCCCTAATTGTGGAGGATTTTTTTCTGTAGACCATACGTTTAGGTTGCATGGACTTTTGCAAAGCCAATCTGATTCATCTTTTGCATTTTCTCTTATGTTCAGGTTATTATAGCTACAAACATTGCAGAGACCAGTATAACAATTGATGATGTGGTGTATGTGATTGACAGTGGCAAACACAAGGAAAATCGCTATAATCCACAGAAGGTATTCCCAATGCTAGTGAATCAGTTGCGTTTTCCATTTACGATGCTTGTTGACCAAAATCGTATTTCTTAATGTTGAAATTCTTTTGTTCCTGTAAACTCGAACCTTCTCTGAAAAGGGATTGTAACATTATGCACATTTGATCATGCTATTTGCATATAACCTCTTCCTTGTGAAACCGTTTGTAAGATTTTTATCCGCTATTTTGGTACATGTATCTTGAAATATCTTTTTAGTTctccatattgaaacaaaagGTCCTTATATATGTTAATGATGTTTgatgacaattttttttgtatctttccCTTGTGATTGCCTCATGGTCATCTTAGAAACTGTCAAGCATGGTGGAAGATTGGATATCTCAAGCAAATGCAAGACAAAGAACAGGAAGAGCTGGACGAGTTAAACCTGGAATTTGCTATTCATTGTACACACGCCATAGGTTCGAGAAACTAATGCGTCCCTATCaggtgtttttctttttggtctTTTCCTGGTATCTAGTTCACTTGGTTTTAGCCCGTAAACTAATCAGTTCCTTCTTGCTGACAAGGTTCCTGAGATGCTACGGATGCCATTAGTAGAACTATGTCTACAAATCAAATTGCTTGGTTTGGGTCACATTAAGCCTTTTCTGTCGAAGGCGAGTTATACTATTTTTATTgcctaaaataaataacattgcCAGCCATCTGATTCGTCTTTGTACTTGCCCTCTTTAGGCTTTGGAACCTCCGAGTGAAGGTGCTATAGCCTCTGCAATTTCATTGTTACACGAGGTACCATGTAATAGAAGTATTTTAACCTAAAAAGTAATTAGTTCTTGCAACCAGCAAGCAATATTTGATATATCCGAAAGTTACGAGACCAGTCACTTGGAGATATAATTGATGTGTGTGAGATTGTCTAGCCGTGGGACTGATTAATCTTCTTTCTGTTGTAGCCATAGACTTAAGTAATTTGAGTTTGAAGTAGTGACGGCCGACTAAGTCAGCGAGTGTGTCTTGGACACTGATGAAACTGCAGCCATAGAACCACGCCTTGTCCGCCAATAGTACAATTGATGGAGCTACCTTTATCTTTTTATATGGTACTACTGATGCTATACTGTTATAAGAGTTCTGCACAACCAAGATGCCAGTTTCTTAATATTAGAcaatatttttcatatgatATCCGCACGTATGAAAATTAATCCAAATAATTTCCATACAAAAATGAAACAGGTTAAAGTACACCATCCGtcaatttggaaaaaaaaaatcactgcTGCAAAAGTTATTCACGGGCTTTAGACATACTAATCTAGTTGAAGATAGCTTATGAATGAAAATAATTAACAGAGCTTGAATTAGTCAGTATCCTAAAACATGGATTTTGatagcaaatatatatatataaaccctGACCTTGAATGTGACATTGATCGCAATGAAGTACTCGGCGTTAACGATCATCGGACCACTCGAACTGGCTTGTCCTGCATCATTATATTGAATTATCACTTCTAATGGGTTGTTTCCCTGCAATATTATCTTTTCTTTCTCCATCGGAATCACTATCTTTTCGCTGCATTTAAAACACACGTACACTGGGTGTAATGCACTCATAATTAAACTACATGTGATAAGATAAGAAAGAGTGAAGATGAGAGAGCTTACAAGTAGATTCCGTTTTGAAGCTGAATCTTGATCCATTTATTGTTACCAGAGGGAACGGAGTCGATGGCTGCTTGGATGGTTTTGAAGTGAGTTGCACCACTCTGACCAACCACCACTGTCTTTCCTATATCAATGTTGAAATTTTTTGGTTGCTTGTGTTCTAAACCATGAGGAGAGATACGTGATGAACTAGCCGTCAAATTCCAAAATGATAGAGCCAAAAGACAAATTAGAAATTTCATTTGTTAAAGCAAAAGTTTAAGCTCTTTTAACGACACAACTTAGGAAAAGtcaagttgattttttttttttttgtgtttctctAAACTTGATTTAAACGTCCATTTATCTACACTTCAAATGTATGTACATTCCCTACCTAATTCCAAGTATggtttaaaatctattaattcTTATCTCTATAACCAAATGAAGGTAAATATGTACAAGTTGACCAttcttaatatttatttcttaaagAACATATTTATTTCTTAAAGAACATACATTACAGCAACACAAAATTCAAAGATTATATCCAAGAAATGAGATTCTTTATACATACATGCACAAATATACAAGTAAATGCTTACGTAAAAATAATCAGGAGAATTAAGTGcatcttaatttttatatgaaGCTTCAGAATCCACTATAAACTAAACTTATAGCACTTTTTGGGATAAGATgttgttaaattttatactaCTTTTAAATTTGTGACAGAAATTACAAAGACACTTTAAGCGGAATACAAAAATTTAGACTAAACAACAATTCTGAACCGGAATAGACCAAACCCAGAAAATGACGGAAGTAGGCCTAAGTCAGCAAAGCAACGAGATGGGCTCAGATCAAAAGAAACCAGACTGGTCAAGGAAGAGAACCAAGCACCACGAGCTACCGAGAGAAAGGTACCTTAAAAACCTTGAAATAACGACTCTTGTAGCTTCTGACCACCCGCCCAAATCTGACCCAGACCAAGAACCCAAGCATGAAACAAACCCAAAACACCTGACAAAAAAGACCTCCGACAGCACGAGAGTAGAGCTGACCAGAAGATTGCCGTCTCCAAGCACACTCGCCGTGACCATTACACCCATTAAACCAAAATAACATATAGAGAGAGCGGATCGAAAGGTAGCTAACCCTTCAGAGACACACTGCAGGAGCCAGAGCCGCTAGAGAGTCCAATTGCcgcaaaacacaaaacaaattcCACACCACTAAACGAGCTAGATCCAGAGCCAGCTTAACTGATTTGAGAGAGATGAAGAGGTGGAGCACCATGGATACAGAGTAAGGGAGAGCCTTCATGTGCTAAAGCatcagaggaagaagaggtcAACACAAAGATTGACTGAATAAGTAGGGAACAGCTCGAGCAACGCCATAACGTGAGAAAGAGGCTTTGCAAGAAGATATATTGTCATCTGTGTATGTGATAAGTTTGTTACGACGAAGTCTCCCTATCAATACAATCTCTCTCTGTAACTCAAACCCACTCAACACACACACAACGAAGAAGATGAATTCGGTATGTAAAAGGAAGATCCAACGATAAGAAATACAGATAACGTGATGCCAAAGCAGTAACGATCGCACTAGATGTCTCATATGACGGAGCTAGATTTCACATACGTTCAGCATGAGAAACTCGTAATACAGAGAGGACTGACTATGTTATACAGAAGATAAAAGCTTCGATGGCAAAACCTCCAGTAGAGACCGAGTCTTTGCCTCTCCCTGCCACGTCACTCATAGCCAATGGCCATGTTGGCTTCTTCTTCGGGAAGTCTATCGTATGGAACGTATCAGTATGACGTAGGAAGAGTCGCTATTGAGACCTCCGTGATCGTCATGAGATCACCGTTCTTATCAGCTTTTACTTTGTAATCAGTATCGGGATTTGGGGTTCTCATTCAcgtaatcaaaatatattatttagtagGTTCTGGGTTgtacaagagagagagagagagagagattgagagGAGAAAAGTGACGTGATCATAACTATAGACTTAACCAAGAAGAGGGacttgaataatattttaaaagctCCTCACAGTTATTACTTGTTTTTATTGATGTCTGAATTCACCTCCCAAAAACTGATATTATTAGCCATGGAAGTAACCCAGTAACATTGCATCCTACACCTTTCAAATAGTGGCTTTAGTTCAAGTGTGTTGCGGTTTGCCTTCTTCTATAAGAAGATGGACCATATATTTGACCACCTCGTTGTGGACTATCCCTGatatctgcaaaaaaaaaaaaaaacaaacgtgAAGGAAGATTAGGAAGAATGGAAGATCTAGTTACTTCACCGAGTGGATTAAACCAAGGATTGAATATGTAACCTCGGGTTTCCGGATAAGATCTTTTAGGATAGAATGTAGGGTTAACCGAAGCTCTTTGAACAAAACTGCAGTTTGTGCTGGTGCTGCTATCTTCAACCACCCATCAATGGTGACTGATCCACTCTGTTAATGAAAAGATAAGGACGGCATATAAATGAAGTATCCACCACGCAGCGTCCAATCGTTTTTCAAAGATACGCTCGTAAAAGACTCTTAGAAACTAGTGTTTGACATTAGGACCCGATATCTCTGTCATCACCTTTCGAAAAAACTAAATACAAAGACAACATGATACGGTTAACAGTACCTGATGATGAACATTGATTGAGCCGCCAAAAAGAAGAATGGAGAAAGGAGAAACAATGGTTGTATCACGCAGATACACTTTGTTCGTTTCAACCTACACGAAACAGTAACATCCAAATGATATAACAAGTCACCATGTTCGTCAAATACGAAGCTAAGTATGAAATCCTGAGGAATCAAATCAATGCTTTGCATATTAACAGTCAGTTTACCTTCTCAAGGAATACAAGGAAAGGGTACTGAAATGCTTTGAAGTTGCTGTTAATAGAGGACGGATGGATATAGACTTCCCTTCTGCCATCGTACCACGCTGAATAACTCTTTGTTTGGTTCCCTTGCTTTGTCAAACTGTTAACCGCTGTCTCTGTAATTCCCTTATCATTAGCTGCAATATTAGGATATAGTCCTGCGCATAGTATAGCCTGTACATATTGACAGCTGAATTCAGATACCCACCAAAATAGATAATAGCAATCGAATGTATTTTACCTTAACAACTTCAGGTTGTTGTGAATACATATTGAAAGGTTGAGTTTGGTCAGAAAACCAGACATCAAGATTCTCATTTTTCCTCCCTGCAAAAACTGTTACATCGAAGGAGCCATTGATTTTATATGGGGAGGAGGCCAATCTTTATACGAAGTAATTTCATATAAATTGTCTTATAGAAAATTATACCATACCGGCCCACAATATCCAAATGAATTAATATATGAAAACGTTTATTTGTTTGTCGATGCAGAAGTGCGTGATATACGTTAAAGCAATGATGAACGTTAAAGGAATGATGAACGATGAAATGGTGAAAAGCCGAGGAATGTTACCTGGATTCATAACCGCGCAAGGGAGGCAAAGCGAGCAAGACACAAGTGGATTTGTGTTCAAAAACTGCGAAATTAAAGGAGATGGTAGGGCGTCCTTGGGAAGAGCTTACCGAGGCTACTCTAGAGTTGTCTTTTATGCAACCAGCATGTCTAATGTCATCGTTCCTCAAGGATGGGACGCTTGGCATTATAAAGGCGAAGAGTACGTATGCTTCTTCTCTTTTACTATGtatataatgtgcttttgttaCATACTTGGCAAACATATAATTAGGGATGTCAAATGGGCATGCTGTCCATGGGTAGCCCATGTCCAAACCAATATGGACATGCCCATATTTGaccataattttgttttgtgcAAATGGGCGAGGCCCAAATACACTCATATCCAAATGGACAAAACCAAATGGACATGGGCggcccaaaattttaaaatatctaggGTTAATGTATTTgagtaaaaattatattttcccgTTAAAACCGTGAAATaacgttttctcgccaaaaccgtaaaattacATTTTCACGTTAAACCCgtaaaatcttgttttccgctaaaaccgtaaaatcgaaattttccaccaaaactgtaaatttagtttttccgccaaaaccgtaaaatcgaattttcaagtttttttcgccaaaaccgtaaatcgagttttcccgccaaatccATAAATCGagattttcccgccaaaaccgtaaaatcgagattttccgccaaaaccgtagaTCTAGTTTTCtatcaaaaccgtaaaatcaagtttttccgccaaaaccgtaaaatcaagATTTCCCACCGAAACTATAAAATCGAGATTTccggccaaaaccgtaaaatcgagatTTTTCTCCAAAACCGTAAATCGagatttcccgccaaaatcgtatCTATGCTTTTGAATTCTACAacacataataatatattaaatatgaatttttgtatGTTAACACTGGTTCTTTAATTGGACTCTGCGGAAGACCCATTTGGAATGGTCCAATTTGGTATGGACAATTTGGACTTGGTATAATTtggacttaaaaaaaataatgtccaATAAACTGCTTTGTCCATTTGGACATGCCCATTGGACATGGACAGCCCATTTGACATCTCTACATATAATGAGAATTAATGATTTACATACAAAAACTCAGGGATAAAATTACATTCGTGGAGGTAAAGTGTACGGGAGAAGGAGCGAATAAGCAAGGAAGAGTTGGATGGGAGAAGAATCTTTCTGATACAGATATTGATTTTCTTATAAACACTAAAACTTTCATTGCTGGAGATGGTTGGATGACTactcttccttcttctctaGTCTCTTTATATTCACCATCTTCCATTTAGTAAGTGTCCATGATTGTATTATTTTGGTCAATCCTCACCAACTCAAAAAACCATgcgcatgattttttttttgaactaagaTTTTCAGTTAAAAGCAAAGGGATGATTACAGCATGGTAAAGTATTAACATAAGAACAACAATAGAGAACTGAACTTGTAAAAGCCTGGGTATCTTTATCAACTCTCCAGTTTGTAGAGATCCTAAACGTTTTGTTCAAGTTCCATGGGGAAAGATATCAATGTTTGATAGAAATCATAGATAATGAAAAGTGAGACTCGTCTCTTTGGTTATGGGGTTAAATCTCTTGACTCTATTAACCATCGCAGTCTTGATGATTCGATT
The nucleotide sequence above comes from Brassica napus cultivar Da-Ae chromosome A9, Da-Ae, whole genome shotgun sequence. Encoded proteins:
- the LOC106364303 gene encoding putative pectinesterase 10, with amino-acid sequence MKFLICLLALSFWNLTASSSRISPHGLEHKQPKNFNIDIGKTVVVGQSGATHFKTIQAAIDSVPSGNNKWIKIQLQNGIYFEKIVIPMEKEKIILQGNNPLEVIIQYNDAGQASSSGPMIVNAEYFIAINVTFKNSYNSIASVVPYKKIKVAPSIVLLADKAWFYGCSFISVQDTLADLVGRHYFKL
- the LOC125578044 gene encoding putative pectinesterase 10, which gives rise to MMNVKGMMNDEMVKSRGMLPGFITAQGRQSEQDTSGFVFKNCEIKGDGRASLGRAYRGYSRVVFYATSMSNVIVPQGWDAWHYKGEEDKITFVEVKCTGEGANKQGRVGWEKNLSDTDIDFLINTKTFIAGDGWMTTLPSSLVSLYSPSSI